In Macadamia integrifolia cultivar HAES 741 chromosome 12, SCU_Mint_v3, whole genome shotgun sequence, the following are encoded in one genomic region:
- the LOC122057624 gene encoding nuclear transcription factor Y subunit B-1-like isoform X1 has translation MADAPASPGGGSHGSGDQSPRSNVREQDRYLPIANISRIMKKALPANGKIAKDAKETVQECVSEFISFITSEASDKCQREKRKTINGDDLLWAMATLGFEDYIDPLKVYLNRYREMEGDTKGSAATKSSDKRDGVGVQPGPNAQIAYQGSFTQGSYMNSQSQGQHLMVPMQGSE, from the exons ATGGCCGATGCTCCGGCTAGCCCTGGCGGTGGTAGTCATGGAAGTGGTGACCAGAGCCCCCGTTCGAATGTTCGAGAGCAGGATAGGTATCTTCCGATCGCGAATATCAGCCGGATCATGAAGAAAGCTCTTCCTGCGAACGGAAAAATTGCCAAGGATGCAAAGGAGACGGTTCAAGAATGCGTCTCCGAGTTCATCAGTTTCATTACCAGCGA GGCAAGCGATAAGTGTCAGCGAGAGAAGAGAAAGACGATTAATGGTGACGATCTGCTCTGGGCGATGGCGACTTTAGGGTTTGAAGATTATATTGATCCCCTTAAGGTGTACCTGAATAGGTACAGAGAG ATGGAG GGTGATACAAAGGGATCTGCTGCTACGAAGAGTAGTGATAAAAGGGATGGTGTCGGAGTTCAACCTGGTCCAAATGCACAG ATTGCTTATCAGGGATCCTTCACACAGGGAAGCTATATGAATTCTCAA TCTCAGGGACAGCATCTTATGGTTCCCATGCAAGGCTCAGAATAA
- the LOC122057624 gene encoding nuclear transcription factor Y subunit B-10-like isoform X2: MADAPASPGGGSHGSGDQSPRSNVREQDRYLPIANISRIMKKALPANGKIAKDAKETVQECVSEFISFITSEASDKCQREKRKTINGDDLLWAMATLGFEDYIDPLKVYLNRYREMEGDTKGSAATKSSDKRDGVGVQPGPNAQSQGQHLMVPMQGSE; encoded by the exons ATGGCCGATGCTCCGGCTAGCCCTGGCGGTGGTAGTCATGGAAGTGGTGACCAGAGCCCCCGTTCGAATGTTCGAGAGCAGGATAGGTATCTTCCGATCGCGAATATCAGCCGGATCATGAAGAAAGCTCTTCCTGCGAACGGAAAAATTGCCAAGGATGCAAAGGAGACGGTTCAAGAATGCGTCTCCGAGTTCATCAGTTTCATTACCAGCGA GGCAAGCGATAAGTGTCAGCGAGAGAAGAGAAAGACGATTAATGGTGACGATCTGCTCTGGGCGATGGCGACTTTAGGGTTTGAAGATTATATTGATCCCCTTAAGGTGTACCTGAATAGGTACAGAGAG ATGGAG GGTGATACAAAGGGATCTGCTGCTACGAAGAGTAGTGATAAAAGGGATGGTGTCGGAGTTCAACCTGGTCCAAATGCACAG TCTCAGGGACAGCATCTTATGGTTCCCATGCAAGGCTCAGAATAA
- the LOC122094682 gene encoding uncharacterized protein LOC122094682, which translates to MASSSQLNNENAKWTKSEVDLYVMLMIDEVKKGNRTRSTFKKAGWNNIMSKFEAKTGHRYNMVQFRNKINKLKQDYINFEKLLDTCGFTWNPLTRTVTADDDAVWDKHIKANPNWAKFRRFGLPQWPELQVIFGDTNGCGDNALVQVEDVPNTDEEDDHDVDHDSGFTTPFDGGLDDVDGGDPEENPQSKSYTHDNTPTGKRSRSGSTDFSMACKTISDMYRARIERINSTSFTCSPQPVNDHPYSIGKCMDVLSNLTEIGDDMYIKVAKRIMDDPNWREAFMHCPPERKKVLLRMLD; encoded by the exons ATGGCTAGCAGCTCACAACTCAACAATGAGAATGCAAAATGGACAAAGTCTGAGGTTGATTTATATGTTATGTTAATGATAGATGAGGTGAAGAAGGGCAACCGGACACGCAGTACATTCAAAAAGGCTGGGTGGAATAACATTATGAGTAAGTTTGAGGCAAAAACTGGTCATAGATATAACATGGTTCAATTCCGGAACAAGATAAACAAATTGAAGCAAGATTACATCAATTTTGAGAAATTGTTGGATACATGTGGGTTCACTTGGAATCCTTTGACCAGGACTGTCACTGCTGATGATGATGCTGTTTGGGATAAGCATATCAAG GCTAACCCGAACTGGGCAAAATTCAGAAGGTTTGGCCTTCCTCAGTGGCCAGAACTCCAAGTGATATTTGGCGACACAAATGGATGTGGGGATAATGCACTTGTACAGGTTGAGGATGTTCCTAACAcagatgaggaggatgatcatGATGTTGATCATGATAGTGGTTTTACAACGCCTTTTGATGGTGGGTTGGATGATGTTGATGGAGGAGATCCAGAAGAGAACCCTCAATCTAAATCCTACACGCATGATAATACCCCGACTGGCAAGAGGAGTAGGAGTGGGAGCACAGACTTCTCAATGGCCTGTAAGACTATTTCTGACATGTACAGAGCCAGGATTGAGAGGATCAATAGTACCTCCTTTACATGTTCCCCTCAACCTGTGAATGATCACCCCTACTCCATCGGTAAATGTATGGACGTGCTGAGCAATCTCACTGAGATTGGGGATGATATGTATATAAAGGTAGCAAAGCGGATTATGGATGACCCCAACTGGAGAGAGGCCTTCATGCATTGTCCtccagaaagaaagaaagtgctTCTGAGAATGCTTGACTGA
- the LOC122057986 gene encoding nuclear transcription factor Y subunit B-like produces the protein MADAPASPGGGSHGSGDQSPRSNVREQDRYLPIANISRIMKKALPANGKIAKDAKETVQECVSEFISFITSEASDKCQREKRKTINGDDRIESTLRPLQLVQSML, from the exons ATGGCCGATGCTCCGGCTAGCCCTGGCGGTGGTAGTCATGGAAGTGGTGACCAGAGCCCCCGTTCGAATGTTCGAGAGCAGGATAGGTATCTTCCGATCGCGAATATCAGCCGGATCATGAAGAAAGCTCTTCCTGCGAATGGAAAAATTGCCAAGGATGCAAAGGAGACGGTTCAAGAATGCGTCTCCGAGTTCATCAGTTTCATTACCAGCGA GGCAAGCGATAAGTGTCAGCGAGAGAAGAGAAAGACGATTAATGGTGACGATAGAATTGAAAGTACTCTTCGTCCCCTCCAACTGGTTCAATCCATGCTCTAA